The following proteins are encoded in a genomic region of Spirosoma sp. SC4-14:
- a CDS encoding sulfite oxidase has protein sequence MALLNPSDNLFNRRGFLKKSSLATLTTLLGTDIVFANQLPKHYLPLAFDIDPMATKDKGLVVLSDKPWNVETPPHLLDDAITPADKYFIRNNGLAPEKVDAANWTLTIKGESVKQVKTYKLEDLKKQFKHYTYQLVLECAGNGRAGYYPKTSGNQWTLGGVGCAEWTGVRLKDILNDAGLKDDAVYIGYYGKDLHISLDPKKEAISRGVPMRKALEDETLVAWAMNGQDIPLVNGAPLRLVVGGWPASTSGKWLHTIAVRNKVHDGTKMTGKSYKVPINPVEPGVDPPEDQFKIIESMPIKSLITYPQTGAMLTKGQPLSLRGHAWAGDRSVREMHLSADFGATWQKADLKPPKNRLAWQHWTAEVKLPQPGYYEIWARATDSEGVTQPMVMPQWNPEGYLNNACHRIAVKVG, from the coding sequence ATGGCTTTACTCAACCCATCTGATAACCTCTTCAACCGCCGGGGATTCCTGAAAAAAAGTTCACTGGCCACACTCACCACACTCTTAGGCACCGACATCGTTTTTGCCAATCAATTGCCGAAGCATTATCTGCCACTGGCATTCGATATCGACCCGATGGCAACCAAAGACAAAGGGCTGGTTGTTCTTAGCGACAAACCCTGGAATGTAGAAACACCCCCTCATTTGCTGGACGATGCCATCACCCCCGCCGATAAATACTTCATACGAAACAACGGGCTGGCTCCCGAAAAAGTCGACGCAGCAAACTGGACCCTGACAATCAAAGGCGAATCAGTTAAACAGGTTAAGACCTACAAACTTGAAGATCTAAAAAAACAGTTTAAGCACTATACCTATCAACTGGTGCTGGAGTGCGCCGGGAATGGTCGGGCCGGGTATTATCCGAAAACCTCAGGAAACCAGTGGACGCTGGGCGGTGTTGGCTGTGCCGAATGGACCGGTGTGCGGTTAAAAGACATATTGAATGATGCCGGTCTGAAAGACGATGCCGTCTATATCGGCTACTACGGCAAAGACCTGCATATTAGTCTGGACCCGAAAAAAGAAGCCATCTCACGGGGCGTTCCGATGCGAAAGGCTCTTGAAGACGAAACACTGGTTGCCTGGGCCATGAATGGTCAGGATATTCCCCTCGTCAATGGAGCTCCCCTCCGATTGGTTGTTGGTGGCTGGCCTGCATCGACATCGGGAAAGTGGTTGCATACCATTGCCGTTCGAAATAAAGTTCACGATGGCACCAAGATGACGGGCAAAAGTTATAAGGTACCCATCAACCCGGTTGAACCTGGTGTTGATCCGCCTGAAGATCAGTTTAAGATCATTGAATCGATGCCCATAAAGTCGCTCATTACGTATCCTCAAACGGGTGCTATGCTAACCAAAGGGCAACCCCTCAGCTTGCGTGGCCATGCCTGGGCTGGCGACCGATCGGTCCGTGAAATGCATCTCTCGGCTGACTTTGGCGCAACCTGGCAGAAAGCCGATTTGAAACCACCTAAAAATCGGCTGGCCTGGCAACACTGGACAGCCGAAGTGAAGCTTCCGCAGCCAGGCTATTACGAAATATGGGCCAGAGCAACTGACAGCGAGGGAGTTACACAACCAATGGTTATGCCGCAATGGAACCCGGAAGGCTATCTGAACAATGCCTGCCATC